The Collimonas sp. PA-H2 genome contains a region encoding:
- the phhA gene encoding phenylalanine 4-monooxygenase: MDMSLNTDDFFATVAEKSDGASLRGDYSKIDARYVVKQDWDAYTPEQHALWRRLYQRQAKLIPGRACDVFIESLELLNIGDGIPRFEESSALLFKATGWTLVAVPGLVPDHVFFEHLASRRFPVTVWLRDPEEFDYIVEPDVFHDFFGHVPLLFNPIFADHLQDYGKGALKAMKLDGLSMLARLYWYTVEFGLIQSPEGLRVYGAGILSSGGEIEHCLSSPAPLRLPFDVERVMRTLYKIDSYQETYFVINDFKQLFDDTAPDFTPIYARLKALQPLPANALLDGEANLQLK, from the coding sequence ATGGACATGAGCTTGAACACCGATGATTTTTTTGCCACCGTCGCTGAAAAGTCGGACGGCGCCTCCCTGCGCGGCGACTACAGCAAGATCGACGCGCGCTATGTGGTCAAGCAGGACTGGGATGCCTACACGCCGGAGCAGCACGCTCTGTGGCGCCGCCTGTATCAGCGCCAAGCCAAGCTGATCCCCGGCCGTGCTTGCGACGTCTTCATCGAAAGCCTGGAACTGCTCAATATCGGCGACGGCATTCCGCGCTTTGAAGAAAGCTCGGCCTTGCTGTTCAAGGCTACCGGCTGGACGCTGGTGGCGGTGCCGGGCCTGGTGCCGGACCACGTTTTTTTCGAGCATCTGGCCAGCCGCCGCTTCCCGGTCACAGTCTGGCTGCGCGATCCGGAAGAATTCGACTACATCGTCGAACCCGATGTGTTCCATGATTTTTTCGGCCACGTGCCGCTGCTGTTCAATCCGATTTTTGCCGACCATCTGCAGGATTACGGCAAGGGCGCGCTGAAGGCGATGAAACTGGACGGCCTGTCGATGCTGGCGCGCCTGTACTGGTACACGGTTGAGTTCGGCCTGATCCAGAGTCCGGAAGGCCTACGCGTGTACGGCGCCGGGATTCTGTCGTCCGGCGGTGAAATCGAGCATTGCCTGAGCAGTCCCGCGCCTTTGCGCCTGCCGTTCGATGTCGAGCGCGTGATGCGCACCCTGTACAAGATCGACTCTTATCAGGAAACCTATTTTGTCATCAATGATTTCAAGCAACTGTTCGACGACACCGCGCCGGATTTCACGCCCATCTATGCGCGCCTGAAAGCCTTGCAGCCGTTGCCGGCGAATGCCTTGCTGGATGGCGAGGCAAATCTGCAGTTGAAATAA
- a CDS encoding YciI family protein, whose translation MYRYLVTTMRTPAFQPSVVEQHYAFLDQLRVQGKLELAGPFTDKSGGAYLIKAASLEEAQSLAFTDPVHVSGSSLVTVYEWNAV comes from the coding sequence ATGTACCGCTATCTGGTCACCACAATGCGCACTCCCGCCTTCCAGCCGAGTGTAGTGGAGCAGCACTATGCTTTTCTCGATCAGCTGCGGGTGCAAGGCAAGCTTGAGCTGGCCGGGCCGTTTACCGACAAGTCGGGCGGCGCCTATCTGATCAAGGCCGCCAGCCTGGAAGAAGCACAGAGCCTGGCGTTCACCGATCCGGTGCATGTCAGCGGATCGTCGCTGGTGACGGTCTACGAATGGAACGCGGTCTAG
- the ahcY gene encoding adenosylhomocysteinase, translating into MNAAVMNSTAHSNSSTQDYVVADISLSGWGDKEIKIAETEMPGLMAIRDEFAAAQPLKGARITGSIHMTIQTAVLIQTLEALGAKVRWASCNIYSTQDHAAAAIAAAGTPVFAFKGESLDDYWEFTHRIFEWPGEEQANMILDDGGDATLLLHLGTRAEKDASVLNNPGSEEEICLFNAIKKKLATSPSWYSTRLAQIKGVTEETTTGVHRLYQMHKEGKLAFPAINVNDSVTKSKFDNLYGCRESLVDGIKRATDVMIAGKVAVIAGYGDVGKGSAQAMRALSAQVWVTEVDPICALQAAMEGYRVVTMEYAAEHGDIFVTCTGNYHVITHAHMQKMKNQAIVCNIGHFDNEIEVAALKQYTWENIKPQVDHIIFPDGKRIILLAEGRLVNLGCGTGHPSYVMSSSFANQTIAQIELFVNTKAYPVGVYTLPKHLDEKVARLQLKKLNAQLSVLTEEQAAYIGVKQTGPYKPEHYRY; encoded by the coding sequence ATGAACGCCGCTGTAATGAACTCTACCGCACACTCAAACTCTTCAACCCAAGATTACGTCGTTGCCGATATCAGCCTGTCCGGCTGGGGCGACAAGGAAATCAAGATCGCCGAAACCGAAATGCCGGGCCTGATGGCGATCCGCGACGAATTCGCCGCTGCGCAGCCGCTCAAGGGTGCGCGCATCACTGGTTCGATCCACATGACGATCCAGACCGCGGTGCTGATCCAGACCCTGGAAGCGCTTGGCGCCAAGGTACGCTGGGCATCCTGCAATATCTACTCGACCCAGGACCACGCCGCCGCCGCGATCGCCGCTGCCGGCACGCCGGTGTTCGCCTTCAAGGGCGAATCGCTGGACGACTACTGGGAATTCACGCACCGCATTTTCGAATGGCCGGGCGAAGAGCAAGCCAACATGATCCTGGACGATGGCGGCGACGCCACCTTGCTGCTGCACCTCGGTACCCGCGCTGAAAAAGACGCGTCGGTCTTGAACAACCCGGGTTCGGAAGAGGAAATCTGCCTGTTCAACGCCATCAAGAAAAAACTGGCGACTTCGCCCAGCTGGTATTCGACCCGCCTGGCCCAGATCAAGGGCGTGACCGAAGAAACCACCACCGGCGTGCATCGCCTGTACCAGATGCACAAGGAAGGCAAGCTGGCTTTCCCCGCCATCAACGTCAACGACTCGGTCACCAAGTCGAAGTTCGACAACCTGTACGGCTGCCGCGAATCGCTGGTTGACGGCATCAAGCGCGCCACCGACGTCATGATCGCCGGCAAGGTCGCCGTGATCGCCGGCTATGGCGATGTCGGCAAGGGTTCTGCACAAGCCATGCGCGCGCTGTCGGCGCAAGTCTGGGTGACGGAAGTCGATCCGATCTGCGCCCTGCAGGCGGCGATGGAAGGCTACCGCGTGGTGACCATGGAATACGCGGCCGAGCATGGCGACATCTTCGTCACTTGCACCGGCAACTACCATGTGATCACTCATGCGCACATGCAAAAGATGAAGAACCAGGCGATCGTCTGCAACATCGGCCACTTCGACAATGAAATCGAAGTCGCCGCCCTGAAGCAATACACCTGGGAAAACATCAAGCCGCAAGTCGACCACATCATTTTCCCCGATGGCAAACGCATCATCCTGCTGGCTGAAGGCCGTCTGGTGAACCTGGGCTGCGGCACCGGCCATCCGTCGTATGTGATGAGCTCGTCGTTCGCCAACCAGACCATCGCCCAGATCGAATTGTTCGTGAACACCAAGGCTTATCCGGTCGGCGTCTACACGCTGCCGAAGCACCTGGATGAAAAAGTCGCGCGCCTGCAATTGAAAAAGCTGAACGCGCAACTGTCTGTCCTGACGGAAGAGCAAGCTGCTTATATCGGCGTCAAGCAAACCGGCCCTTACAAGCCGGAACACTACCGCTATTAA
- the metF gene encoding methylenetetrahydrofolate reductase [NAD(P)H] — MAKKNFSIEFFPPKTPEGTEKLRVTRAKLAELHPRYFSVTFGAGGSTQKGTLDTVLDIRSEGHEAAPHLSCLGSSRESLRAILAQYKDHGIKRLVALRGDLPSGYGAMDFSSGEFRYANELVEFIRAETGDWFHIEVAAYPEMHPQAKSPQDDVQRYVSKVKAGANGAITQYFYNADAYFRFVDEAQKLGATVPVVAGIMPITNYSQLMRFSDMCGTEIPRWIRLKLASYGDDTDSIRAFGLDVVTQLCERLLAGGAPGLHFYTLNHSPATIAIWQRLKL; from the coding sequence ATGGCAAAAAAGAATTTTAGTATCGAATTTTTCCCGCCGAAGACGCCCGAGGGAACGGAAAAACTGCGGGTCACGCGCGCCAAGCTGGCGGAACTGCATCCGCGCTATTTCTCGGTGACTTTCGGCGCCGGCGGCTCGACCCAGAAAGGCACGCTGGACACGGTGCTGGATATCCGCAGCGAAGGCCACGAAGCGGCGCCGCATCTGTCCTGCCTGGGCAGTTCGCGTGAATCGCTGCGCGCCATCCTGGCGCAATACAAGGATCACGGCATCAAGCGCCTGGTGGCCTTGCGCGGCGATCTGCCGAGCGGCTACGGCGCCATGGATTTTTCTTCCGGCGAATTCCGCTATGCGAATGAGCTGGTGGAATTCATCCGCGCCGAAACCGGCGACTGGTTCCATATCGAAGTCGCGGCCTATCCGGAAATGCACCCGCAGGCGAAGTCGCCGCAGGACGACGTGCAGCGCTATGTCAGCAAGGTCAAGGCCGGCGCCAACGGCGCCATCACCCAGTATTTCTACAATGCCGACGCGTATTTCCGTTTCGTCGACGAAGCGCAAAAACTGGGGGCGACGGTGCCTGTGGTGGCTGGCATCATGCCGATCACCAACTACTCGCAACTGATGCGTTTTTCCGACATGTGCGGCACCGAGATCCCGCGCTGGATCCGCCTCAAGCTGGCCAGCTATGGCGACGACACCGATTCGATCCGTGCTTTCGGGTTGGACGTGGTGACCCAGCTATGTGAGCGCTTGCTCGCCGGCGGCGCCCCGGGATTGCACTTCTATACCTTGAATCATTCGCCAGCGACGATCGCCATCTGGCAGCGCCTGAAGTTATAG
- a CDS encoding Lrp/AsnC family transcriptional regulator — protein sequence MPTIALDATDRKILAILQEDGRLSNQEVAERVNLSPSPCLRRIKQLEQAGVIRQYVALLEPDKIGLGLLAYINVRLEKHSDPLYLSGTKAAAAQHQTMSPRVSFSTAVERWPEVVACYAMTGEMDFLLRVHVEDMAHFSRFMMETLLRHPAVLDVKSSFALQRVKDTTALPLL from the coding sequence ATGCCAACGATTGCATTGGATGCAACCGATCGGAAAATCCTGGCGATCTTGCAGGAGGATGGCCGCCTCAGCAATCAGGAGGTGGCGGAAAGGGTCAACCTGTCGCCGTCGCCCTGCCTGCGCCGCATCAAGCAACTGGAACAGGCCGGCGTAATCCGGCAATACGTGGCGCTGCTGGAGCCGGACAAGATCGGCCTGGGCCTGCTGGCCTATATCAACGTGCGCCTGGAAAAGCATAGCGATCCGCTGTACTTGAGCGGCACCAAAGCGGCGGCGGCCCAGCATCAGACCATGTCGCCGCGGGTTTCGTTTTCTACCGCGGTAGAGCGCTGGCCGGAAGTGGTTGCCTGCTACGCCATGACTGGCGAGATGGATTTCTTGCTGAGAGTGCACGTGGAAGACATGGCGCATTTCTCCCGCTTCATGATGGAGACCCTGCTGCGCCATCCGGCGGTGCTGGACGTCAAATCGAGTTTTGCGCTGCAACGGGTGAAAGATACGACGGCACTACCCTTGCTTTAA
- a CDS encoding glutathione S-transferase family protein has translation MQTTELDPSLSAALQKAGKDGLILVIGNKNYSSWSMRPWVAMTAFGIPFKEHKILLRQPHTANEIGRYSASGRVPILLVGETPVWDSLAICEYLADQFPDLGMWPQDTLARATARSICAEMHSGFAALRADMPMDIRVHKPGHGRTAGSQADIARVVEIWETCLSEFGHHQFLFGAFSIADAYFAPVVMRFHSYGVSLAPALQAYAERVQAHPAVTRWMREALAETEVLPD, from the coding sequence ATGCAAACCACAGAACTCGATCCAAGCCTGTCAGCCGCTTTGCAAAAAGCCGGAAAGGACGGCCTGATCCTGGTGATCGGCAATAAAAACTATTCTTCATGGTCGATGCGGCCATGGGTGGCGATGACTGCGTTCGGCATTCCGTTCAAGGAACACAAGATCTTGTTGCGCCAGCCGCACACCGCCAACGAAATAGGACGTTATTCCGCCAGTGGCCGGGTGCCGATCCTGCTGGTGGGCGAGACGCCGGTCTGGGATTCGCTGGCCATCTGCGAATACCTGGCGGATCAGTTCCCCGATCTCGGCATGTGGCCGCAAGACACGCTGGCACGCGCCACCGCGCGTTCGATCTGCGCCGAGATGCATTCCGGATTTGCCGCCCTGCGTGCAGACATGCCGATGGATATTCGTGTCCACAAGCCGGGACACGGGCGTACCGCTGGCTCGCAGGCCGATATCGCCAGGGTGGTGGAAATCTGGGAAACCTGCTTATCCGAATTCGGTCATCATCAGTTTTTGTTCGGCGCATTTTCGATTGCCGACGCCTATTTTGCACCGGTCGTCATGCGCTTCCACAGCTACGGCGTATCGCTGGCGCCGGCATTGCAAGCCTACGCCGAACGGGTGCAGGCACACCCGGCGGTGACGCGCTGGATGCGCGAGGCATTGGCGGAAACCGAAGTCTTGCCAGATTAA
- a CDS encoding multifunctional CCA addition/repair protein, translating to MKVFAVGGAVRDELLGLPVKDRDYVVVGATPDDMLAQGFRPVGKDFPVFLHPQTHEEYALARTERKTAPGYKGFVFHTAADVTLEQDLVRRDLTINAIARAEDGALADPFNGRQDLQDRIFRHVSDAFAEDPVRILRVARFAARFTDFTVAPQTNALMQRMVAAGEVDALVPERVWQELARGLMESQPSRMFEVLRACGALARILPELDALWGIPQPEKYHPEIDTGVHVMMVVDTAARANYPLPVRFATIMHDLGKGVTPAAGWPSHHGHEGLGVELVERVCQRLKVPSEARDLALMTTREHGNVGRAFELRAATIVNLLGRCDAFRKPERFIDMLRATECDYRGRTGYEERPFPQLAYLQAALQAAQSVNAGVIAGMFQQQPQRIPDAIHAARVEVVEQLLQAQRP from the coding sequence ATGAAAGTTTTTGCGGTAGGCGGCGCGGTACGCGACGAGTTGCTCGGTTTGCCGGTCAAGGACCGCGATTACGTGGTGGTCGGAGCGACGCCGGACGATATGCTGGCGCAAGGATTCCGCCCGGTCGGCAAGGATTTTCCAGTGTTCCTGCATCCGCAAACGCATGAGGAATATGCGCTGGCGCGCACCGAGCGCAAGACTGCGCCCGGCTACAAAGGTTTTGTGTTCCATACCGCCGCCGACGTCACGCTGGAGCAAGACCTGGTGCGTCGCGACCTGACCATCAACGCCATTGCGCGCGCCGAGGACGGCGCCCTGGCCGATCCTTTCAACGGCCGCCAGGATCTGCAAGATCGTATATTCCGTCACGTCTCCGACGCCTTTGCCGAAGATCCGGTGCGCATCCTGCGCGTGGCGCGCTTTGCTGCGCGCTTCACCGACTTTACGGTTGCGCCGCAAACCAACGCCCTGATGCAACGCATGGTAGCCGCAGGTGAAGTCGATGCGCTGGTGCCGGAACGGGTCTGGCAAGAGCTGGCGCGCGGCCTGATGGAAAGCCAGCCGTCGCGCATGTTCGAGGTCTTGCGCGCGTGCGGCGCGCTGGCGCGCATCCTGCCGGAACTGGATGCGTTGTGGGGTATACCGCAGCCGGAAAAATATCACCCTGAAATCGATACCGGCGTACATGTGATGATGGTGGTGGATACCGCCGCCCGCGCAAACTATCCGCTGCCGGTGCGCTTCGCCACCATCATGCACGACCTCGGCAAAGGCGTGACGCCGGCCGCAGGCTGGCCCAGCCATCACGGTCATGAAGGCCTTGGCGTGGAACTGGTGGAACGGGTTTGCCAGCGTCTTAAAGTGCCGAGCGAGGCGCGCGACCTGGCCTTGATGACGACCCGCGAACACGGCAACGTCGGCCGCGCTTTCGAGCTGCGCGCCGCCACCATCGTCAACCTGCTGGGACGCTGCGACGCATTTCGCAAGCCCGAGCGTTTTATTGATATGCTACGTGCCACCGAATGCGATTACCGCGGCAGGACCGGCTACGAGGAGCGGCCGTTTCCGCAGCTTGCTTATCTGCAGGCGGCATTGCAGGCAGCGCAGTCGGTCAATGCCGGCGTTATTGCAGGCATGTTCCAGCAGCAGCCGCAACGGATACCTGACGCTATCCATGCCGCCCGGGTTGAAGTGGTCGAGCAGCTGCTGCAGGCGCAACGACCGTAA
- a CDS encoding 5-formyltetrahydrofolate cyclo-ligase, with amino-acid sequence MRPALLAARRAIAADSRRDWDLELGRRVIAWVASWRQAQPDGVLGVYWPIRGEPDLRPAYAELAANGVPLALPIVVDNDSPLRFVAWTPGDSMVKDSFGVAVPASDVGATPSALLIPCVGFNRGKLRLGYGGGFYDRTLALAPRPQAIGIAYSCGLAEFEGAAHDIALDAIITEAGGL; translated from the coding sequence TTGCGCCCTGCCCTCCTGGCCGCGCGGCGGGCGATAGCCGCCGACAGCCGCCGCGACTGGGACCTGGAACTGGGGCGCCGCGTAATCGCCTGGGTCGCGTCATGGCGGCAGGCACAGCCGGACGGCGTGCTGGGGGTCTACTGGCCGATCCGCGGCGAACCGGATTTGCGGCCGGCTTACGCCGAACTGGCGGCAAACGGTGTGCCGCTGGCGTTGCCGATCGTGGTGGATAACGATAGCCCCCTGCGTTTTGTCGCCTGGACGCCCGGTGACAGCATGGTGAAAGACAGTTTCGGGGTCGCAGTGCCGGCCAGCGATGTGGGCGCGACGCCGTCGGCCTTGCTGATTCCCTGCGTCGGCTTCAACCGCGGCAAGCTCAGGCTGGGCTACGGCGGCGGCTTTTACGACAGGACCCTGGCGCTGGCGCCGCGTCCGCAGGCAATCGGGATTGCCTACTCCTGCGGACTGGCGGAATTCGAGGGCGCCGCGCATGATATTGCGCTGGACGCCATCATCACCGAAGCTGGCGGATTGTAG
- a CDS encoding AI-2E family transporter, whose translation MSRQLRPVVTELPRFRLAAWLVALAALFLVMSLHMLTALLAGLLVYELVRTLTPFVQRRLTSQRAHLISVVFLSVIIIGLLSLVIFGLIAFFHGGPDRLQVLQSKLMLVVDQARTQLPEWLQQYLPDDVEDIRQLVSDWLQSHSGQVQLAGKEAVQVFVHVLIGMVLGAMIALNAAHPMPLLQPLASELLGRAHLLADAFRRVVFAQIKISLLNTTLTAIFLLVVLKLAGIHLPLTKTMIIVTFLAGLLPVIGNLISNTLIVLVALSVSVYVALAALVFLVVIHKLEYFLNAKIVGTQINARSWELLLMMVLAEAAFGLPGLVAAPIYYAYIKSELHEMGWV comes from the coding sequence GTGTCTCGACAACTGCGTCCGGTAGTTACCGAGCTGCCGCGCTTTCGCCTGGCCGCCTGGCTGGTGGCGCTGGCCGCGCTGTTCCTGGTGATGTCCTTGCATATGCTGACGGCGTTGCTGGCCGGTTTGCTGGTGTATGAGCTGGTGCGCACGCTGACGCCGTTTGTCCAGCGTCGCCTGACCAGCCAGCGGGCCCACCTGATTTCGGTGGTGTTCCTGTCGGTGATCATTATCGGACTGTTGTCATTGGTGATTTTCGGCTTGATTGCCTTTTTCCACGGCGGCCCCGACCGCCTGCAGGTGCTGCAATCGAAGCTGATGCTGGTGGTCGACCAGGCGCGCACGCAGCTGCCGGAATGGCTGCAGCAATATCTGCCGGACGACGTCGAAGATATCCGCCAACTGGTCAGCGACTGGCTGCAATCCCATAGCGGCCAAGTGCAACTGGCAGGCAAGGAAGCGGTGCAGGTGTTCGTGCATGTGCTGATCGGCATGGTGCTGGGCGCCATGATTGCCTTGAATGCGGCGCATCCGATGCCTTTGCTGCAACCGCTGGCGAGCGAATTGCTGGGGCGCGCGCATTTGCTGGCGGATGCCTTCCGCCGCGTAGTGTTCGCCCAGATCAAGATTTCCCTGCTGAATACCACCTTGACGGCGATCTTCCTGCTGGTCGTGCTCAAGCTCGCCGGCATCCACCTGCCTTTGACCAAGACCATGATCATCGTCACCTTCCTGGCGGGCTTGCTGCCGGTGATCGGCAACCTGATTTCCAACACCTTGATTGTGCTGGTCGCCTTGTCGGTATCGGTCTATGTGGCCTTGGCGGCGCTGGTGTTCCTGGTGGTGATACACAAGCTGGAATACTTCCTGAACGCGAAGATCGTCGGCACCCAGATCAATGCCCGCAGCTGGGAGCTGCTGCTGATGATGGTGCTGGCAGAAGCTGCATTCGGCCTGCCGGGACTGGTGGCGGCGCCGATTTACTATGCTTATATCAAGAGCGAGTTGCATGAAATGGGCTGGGTCTGA
- a CDS encoding GNAT family N-acetyltransferase: MTATDAKTGGAGSPAPVTAGGSGSGHAKAARPIIFVKELSRRARKRLLRHFLALSSGDRLLRFGSVLSDDLVSRYVENIDFSRDTVFGVYDRKLRLLGVGHLAFAPREALPSVSASTTKERVAEFGVSVAASARGMGVGSRLFERAAIRCRNVDIDTLYMHCLSSNKVMMHIAKKAGMAIHRDYGEADAYLKLPPANPASVLQEAVQEQAAMLDYTFKANLRAALKWLSNLPGIKRD; this comes from the coding sequence ATGACAGCCACAGATGCGAAGACGGGCGGCGCCGGCAGCCCGGCGCCGGTAACAGCCGGTGGCTCCGGTTCCGGCCATGCCAAGGCTGCGCGGCCTATCATCTTCGTCAAGGAATTGTCGCGCCGGGCGCGCAAGCGGCTGTTGCGCCATTTCCTGGCGTTGAGCAGCGGTGACCGCTTGCTGCGCTTCGGTTCGGTGCTGTCGGATGATCTGGTTAGCCGTTACGTGGAAAATATCGATTTCTCGCGCGACACCGTGTTCGGCGTCTACGATCGTAAGCTGCGCTTGCTTGGGGTCGGCCACCTGGCTTTTGCGCCGCGCGAGGCGCTGCCTTCGGTGAGCGCTTCGACCACCAAGGAAAGGGTCGCCGAATTCGGCGTCTCGGTGGCCGCTTCGGCACGCGGCATGGGTGTCGGCAGCCGCCTGTTTGAACGGGCGGCGATACGCTGCCGCAATGTCGATATCGACACCTTGTATATGCACTGCCTGTCCTCAAACAAGGTGATGATGCATATCGCAAAAAAGGCCGGGATGGCGATCCACCGCGATTACGGCGAGGCTGACGCTTATCTGAAGCTGCCGCCGGCCAATCCTGCCAGCGTGTTGCAGGAGGCGGTGCAGGAGCAGGCGGCGATGCTGGACTACACCTTCAAGGCGAATCTGCGCGCCGCGCTCAAATGGCTGAGCAACCTGCCCGGCATCAAGCGCGACTAA
- a CDS encoding lytic transglycosylase domain-containing protein, with product MFKKKWLAVIAVAVASSAVLTSAAYAQKRSASSASSGSYASQDDAFLALRDAARANNADKAELLSSTLSDYDIPSYVDYYRLKPLIKDLVAPQADIRDYLSRYDGSAIADRLRNDWLLELGKAGDWATFDEQYPKFVLDDDTQLKCYALTSAAQKGTNVAAEARALLTTPKDFGPGCTDLVGTLAQNGQFSADDVWFQVRQAVESGFAGVARRMTPFVDADDAQVAQAIDKSALVLARGPGAGRSGHELFILALGRVAKNDTGRAAGALNASLDQLTSTERSLAWAQIALQSALKLEPQAIDYWRQVKGSAPLSGDAYQWRVRSALRGGDWKLVRSGIEAMPAALRSDPTWIYWLARADQAEGKVDQAQQQFQAIADQTNFYGQLALEELGQKIIAVSSSQTFTPIEMAAMTNNQGFRRALRFFDMNLRFEGVREWNWELRQMTDRQLLTAAEFARQNNVLDRMVNTSDRTKVEVDFNQRFPSPHRDVMSTNTQSLGLDMAWVYGLIRQESRFMRSARSNVGASGLMQVMPATAKWVAKKIGLSGFTVDQIADVNTNILLGTNYLSMVLSDLDGSQALASAAYNAGPGRPRAWRSTLPGTVEGAVFAESIPFNETRGYVKNVLSNATYYAALFDGKPQSLKARLGTVAPKGFVESALP from the coding sequence ATGTTCAAAAAGAAATGGCTTGCTGTCATCGCCGTCGCCGTGGCTTCCTCCGCCGTACTGACAAGTGCAGCTTATGCGCAAAAGCGCTCCGCCAGCAGCGCATCCAGCGGCAGCTACGCCAGCCAGGATGACGCTTTCCTGGCCTTGCGCGACGCCGCGCGCGCGAATAACGCCGACAAGGCAGAACTGCTGTCTTCTACCCTGAGTGATTATGACATTCCTTCATATGTCGATTACTACCGCCTGAAACCGCTGATCAAAGACCTGGTCGCGCCGCAGGCCGATATCCGCGACTACCTCAGCCGTTACGACGGCAGCGCAATCGCTGATCGCCTGCGCAACGACTGGCTGCTGGAGCTGGGCAAGGCCGGCGACTGGGCCACTTTTGATGAACAATATCCGAAATTCGTGCTGGACGACGACACCCAGCTGAAATGCTATGCGCTGACCTCGGCCGCCCAGAAAGGCACGAATGTGGCGGCGGAGGCACGCGCCTTGCTGACCACGCCGAAGGACTTCGGTCCAGGCTGCACCGACCTGGTCGGCACGCTGGCGCAAAACGGCCAGTTCAGCGCCGACGATGTCTGGTTCCAGGTCCGCCAGGCGGTGGAGTCCGGCTTTGCAGGGGTGGCGCGCCGCATGACGCCGTTCGTCGACGCCGACGATGCTCAGGTGGCGCAAGCCATCGACAAATCCGCGCTGGTGCTGGCGCGCGGCCCGGGCGCCGGGCGCAGCGGCCATGAATTATTCATCCTGGCGCTGGGACGCGTGGCGAAGAACGATACCGGCCGTGCGGCCGGCGCACTGAACGCATCCCTGGATCAATTGACATCGACCGAGCGCTCGCTGGCATGGGCGCAGATCGCCTTGCAGTCGGCGCTCAAGCTGGAGCCGCAAGCGATCGACTATTGGCGACAGGTAAAGGGTAGCGCGCCATTGTCCGGCGACGCTTATCAATGGCGCGTGCGCTCGGCCCTGCGCGGCGGCGACTGGAAGCTGGTCAGGAGCGGCATCGAGGCGATGCCGGCGGCCCTGCGCAGCGACCCGACCTGGATCTACTGGCTGGCCCGCGCCGACCAGGCCGAAGGCAAGGTTGATCAGGCCCAGCAGCAATTCCAGGCTATCGCCGACCAGACCAATTTCTATGGCCAGCTGGCGCTGGAAGAGCTGGGGCAGAAAATCATTGCGGTTTCCTCCAGCCAGACATTTACTCCAATTGAAATGGCGGCGATGACAAATAACCAGGGCTTCCGTCGCGCCTTGCGGTTTTTTGACATGAATTTGCGGTTTGAAGGTGTGCGCGAATGGAATTGGGAACTGCGCCAGATGACTGATCGCCAATTGCTGACAGCGGCTGAATTCGCGCGCCAGAACAATGTCCTCGACCGCATGGTGAACACTTCGGACCGGACCAAGGTCGAAGTCGATTTCAATCAGCGCTTCCCGTCGCCGCATCGCGATGTCATGAGCACCAATACCCAAAGCCTGGGGCTCGACATGGCCTGGGTATACGGGCTGATCCGGCAAGAATCGCGCTTCATGCGCAGCGCCCGCTCGAACGTCGGCGCCAGCGGCCTGATGCAGGTGATGCCGGCGACGGCAAAATGGGTTGCCAAGAAAATCGGCCTGAGCGGCTTTACCGTCGACCAGATTGCCGACGTGAATACCAACATCCTGCTGGGCACCAACTATCTGAGCATGGTGTTGTCCGATCTGGACGGTTCGCAGGCGCTCGCGTCGGCCGCCTACAATGCCGGTCCTGGACGGCCGCGGGCCTGGCGCTCGACGCTGCCCGGCACGGTGGAAGGTGCGGTATTTGCCGAGTCGATTCCGTTTAATGAAACCCGCGGCTACGTCAAGAATGTGCTGTCGAACGCGACTTACTATGCAGCTTTGTTTGACGGCAAGCCGCAGTCCCTGAAAGCACGCCTGGGCACGGTCGCACCCAAGGGTTTTGTCGAGTCGGCGCTGCCTTGA
- a CDS encoding phage holin family protein has protein sequence MRLLITWLINTLALLAVPYLMHSVQFTSFGAALIAALVLGFVNTLIRPVLLLLTLPATLLTLGLFIFIINGLMFWLVSHLVSGFYVASFWAAVGGAILYSIVSWALSTLLLKKN, from the coding sequence ATGCGCTTACTGATTACCTGGCTGATTAATACCCTGGCCTTGCTGGCGGTGCCGTATCTGATGCACTCGGTGCAGTTCACCAGTTTCGGTGCGGCGCTGATCGCTGCGCTGGTGCTGGGTTTCGTCAATACCTTGATCCGCCCTGTCTTGTTGTTGCTGACTTTGCCGGCGACCTTGCTGACCCTGGGCTTGTTCATCTTTATCATCAACGGCCTGATGTTCTGGCTGGTTTCGCATCTGGTAAGCGGTTTCTATGTCGCCAGTTTCTGGGCGGCGGTAGGCGGCGCTATCTTGTACAGCATCGTTTCGTGGGCGTTGTCCACGCTGCTGTTGAAGAAGAATTGA